From Glycine max cultivar Williams 82 chromosome 11, Glycine_max_v4.0, whole genome shotgun sequence, the proteins below share one genomic window:
- the LOC100779913 gene encoding probable protein phosphatase 2C 25, giving the protein MSCSVAVPTSPVFSFYNNNVNSNSIPSTTPSCSSPPSSPLLKRRRPAKLDIPVASLAFGLSPAAAPSPARDAVVEVDGRGFSVFCKRGRRHHMEDRFSAAVDLHGQPKQAFFGIFDGHGGTKASEFAAHNLEKNVLDEVVRRDECDIKEAVKHGYLNTDSEFLKEDLNGGSCCVTALIRNGNLVVSNAGDCRAVISRGDMAEALTSDHKPSREDERDRIETQGGYVDVCRGVWRIQGSLAVSRGIGDRNLKQWVIAEPETKVIKIEPQHDLLILASDGLWEKVSNQEAVDIARPLCVGNNRQQPLLACKKLVELSVSRGSLDDISVMIIKLQNYI; this is encoded by the exons ATGTCTTGTTCCGTGGCAGTTCCAACTTCCCCCGTGTTCTCTTTCTACAACAACAACGTTAACTCTAATTCCATTCCCTCTACGACGCCGTCTTGCTCCTCTCCACCCTCCTCTCCCTTGTTGAAGAGAAGGAGACCGGCCAAACTCGACATTCCCGTCGCTTCTCTCGCTTTTGGTCTCTCGCCGGCGGCGGCGCCATCTCCGGCGAGGGACGCCGTCGTGGAGGTCGACGGACGCGGGTTTTCCGTGTTCTGCAAACGAGGAAGGAGGCATCATATGGAGGATCGTTTCTCCGCTGCCGTTGATCTTCACGGTCAACCAAAACAg GCTTTTTTCGGGATATTTGATGGGCATGGGGGCACAAAGGCTTCGGAATTCGCTGCACATaacttagaaaaaaatgtgttgGACGAGGTGGTTAGGAGAGACGAATGTGACATTAAGGAGGCAGTGAAGCATGGTTACCTTAACACAGATTCTGAATTCTTGAAGGAGGATCTTAATGGTGGTTCTTGCTGTGTAACAGCATTGATTAGGAACGGTAACCTTGTTGTTTCCAATGCTGGTGATTGTCGTGCTGTGATTAGCAGAGGGGATATGGCTGAAGCCCTAACATCTGATCACAAGCCTTCTAGGGAAGATGAAAGGGACAGAATTGAGACTCAG GGTGGCTATGTTGATGTGTGCCGTGGTGTTTGGAGGATACAAGGGTCATTGGCTGTTTCTAGGGGAATTGGAGATAGAAACCTGAAACAATGGGTCATAGCAGAACCTGAGACCAAAGTTATCAAAATTGAGCCTCAGCATGACTTGTTGATCTTAGCTTCAGATGGATTATGGGAAAAG GTTAGCAATCAGGAAGCAGTAGATATTGCTCGTCCTTTATGTGTAGGGAACAATAGACAACAACCATTGCTGGCTTGTAAGAAACTCGTGGAATTATCTGTGTCACGAGGCTCTCTGGATGACATAAGTGTTATGATTATCAAATTGCAAAACTATATTTGA